A window from Primulina eburnea isolate SZY01 chromosome 2, ASM2296580v1, whole genome shotgun sequence encodes these proteins:
- the LOC140824260 gene encoding uncharacterized protein: MIFHGSVDCTNKKKIAGFILSLLNKFIDEIGDENIVHVVTDSESANKAAGQKLMIERPHLFWSPCAAHCIDLMLEDIGKMSKEYNNTSKGRKCAEKIAAIILDTRFWKTARDICAAMEPLVKVLKLVDQDNTPTLSIIYEEMDRAKLSMKESEEVEDITGYLNTLKSKWSKYGCTIMCDGWSTRNKHHIINFMIYYDCNMIFHGSVDCTNKKKIAGFILSLLNKFIDEIGDENIVHMVTDSESANKAAGQKLMIERPHLFWSPCAAHCIDLMLEDMGTYVYTDEVKRGLNAVVKRLEPDLNSQASTISEIKLFTEQMGEFGSPLAKTSVKKSLPAEWWNDYGE; this comes from the exons ATGATATTTCATGGTTCAGTGGATTGCACCAACAAAAAAAAGATAGCTGGTTTTATATTATCTCTTTTGAATAAATTTATTGACGAGATTGGAGATGAAAATATTGTACATGTGGTTACAGATAGTGAAAGTGCAAATAAGGCTGCTGGTCAGAAATTGATGATTGAAAGACCTCACTTGTTTTGGTCACCTTGTGCTGCACACTGTATTGATCTTATGCTTGAAGATATCGGTAAGATGTCAAAG GAGTACAACAATACAAGCAAGGGAAGAAAATGTGCTGAAAAAATTGCAGCAATCATTTTGGACACTAGATTTTGGAAGACGGCTCGTGACATATGTGCAGCTATGGAACCTCTTGTAAAAGTTTTGAAGTTGGTTGATCAAGACAACACGCCAACTCTATCCATTATTTATGAAGAAATGGATAGAGCAAAATTGTCTATGAAAGAAAGT GAGGAGGTAGAAGATATTACTGGATACTtaaatacattaaaatcaaaatGGTCGAAATATGGATGCACAATAATGTGCGATGGTTGGAGCACACGTAACAAGCATCATATaatcaattttatgatatattacgACTGTAACATGATATTTCATGGTTCAGTAGATTGCACCAACAAAAAAAAGATAGCTGGTTTTATATTATCTCTTTTGAATAAATTTATTGACGAGATTGGAGATGAAAATATTGTACATATGGTTACAGATAGTGAAAGTGCAAATAAGGCTGCTGGTCAGAAATTGATGATTGAAAGACCTCACTTGTTTTGGTCACCTTGTGCTGCACACTGTATTGATCTTATGCTTGAAGATATGG GAACCTATGTTTATACCGATGAAGTCAAACGAGGATTAAATGCTGTAGTCAAGAGACTAGAACCTGATTTAAATTCACAAGCTTCAACAATTAGCGAG ATTAAACTCTTCACGGAACAAATGGGAGAGTTTGGATCCCCGCTTGCCAAAACATCTGTTAAAAAAAGTCTTCCAG CTGAATGGTGGAATGATTACGGTGAATAA